The Sphingobium sp. BYY-5 genome includes a window with the following:
- a CDS encoding L,D-transpeptidase family protein produces MKRILLLLFAGLLVASTPATPPHWTRHQVERLIEWMAAADAEGLGAVTADVPAVRAALTNADEASLDAVATAAAVRLLTAHRQGCCNAALRSGWHISEDRVRPDVHEAVTAAVAQDQLDQLFESARPLHPFYDSLRRAYAQERNPARRATLAANLDRWRWMPRDLGARYLLVNTAAFEATLWQGREMIGRWAVVVGKTKSPTPVFRAQVTGVTFNPWWEIPPRIAAESIAGMIAARPTEAARKGYVLQNGRYRQRPGLGNALGRMKLAMPNGYNVYLHDTPAQALFARDVRAYSHGCVRVGDALGLATALLSLQDDWDRARVDALVASGRTSTVPLVPPMPVYIAYFTAEPDGAGGIRLFPDIYHRDRGASAPGGDGTCSR; encoded by the coding sequence ATGAAACGGATATTGCTCTTGCTGTTCGCTGGTCTGCTGGTCGCATCGACGCCAGCGACGCCCCCCCACTGGACACGCCATCAGGTCGAGCGGCTGATCGAATGGATGGCGGCCGCCGACGCCGAGGGGCTTGGGGCCGTCACAGCCGACGTGCCCGCAGTGCGCGCTGCCTTGACGAACGCCGACGAGGCCAGCCTTGATGCGGTTGCTACCGCCGCGGCCGTCCGTCTTCTCACCGCCCATCGGCAAGGCTGTTGCAACGCCGCGCTTCGGTCAGGCTGGCACATATCCGAAGATCGTGTCCGGCCCGACGTGCATGAAGCGGTGACGGCTGCCGTCGCGCAGGATCAACTCGATCAACTATTCGAAAGTGCCCGGCCATTGCATCCCTTCTACGATTCGCTGAGGCGAGCCTATGCGCAGGAGCGGAACCCGGCGCGGCGCGCGACGCTCGCCGCCAACCTCGACCGCTGGCGCTGGATGCCGCGCGATCTCGGCGCCCGCTATTTGCTCGTCAACACGGCCGCCTTCGAAGCGACATTATGGCAGGGCCGCGAAATGATCGGCCGCTGGGCCGTGGTCGTCGGCAAGACGAAATCTCCCACGCCCGTATTTCGGGCGCAGGTGACGGGCGTGACGTTCAACCCCTGGTGGGAAATTCCGCCGCGCATCGCCGCCGAAAGCATTGCCGGCATGATCGCAGCGCGCCCGACAGAAGCGGCACGCAAAGGCTATGTCCTGCAGAATGGCCGCTATCGCCAGCGGCCAGGACTGGGCAACGCGCTGGGCCGGATGAAGCTGGCAATGCCGAACGGGTACAATGTCTATCTGCACGATACGCCGGCGCAAGCCTTGTTCGCGCGTGACGTGCGCGCCTACAGCCATGGCTGCGTTCGCGTCGGTGATGCGCTTGGACTGGCGACCGCGCTGTTGTCGCTGCAAGACGACTGGGATCGCGCCCGGGTCGACGCCCTCGTCGCATCGGGTCGCACCAGCACTGTGCCGCTGGTGCCACCCATGCCCGTCTACATTGCGTATTTCACGGCTGAACCGGACGGTGCGGGAGGGATACGACTATTTCCCGACATCTATCATCGCGATCGTGGAGCGTCCGCACCGGGCGGCGACGGTACCTGCAGTCGATAG
- a CDS encoding PAS domain S-box protein, translating to MALAIVAVTAGLRYAMAPWVGDRAALFPFALSLMIAAVWTGARPTMIAALPALGFGIHFADHRGFTHDEVVEAGLFVAVLGAIILIAWRLDGLRMHAFMRTRELDIRAAKASEIAEEIGLLIDGAQGHAIYLLDPDGRVTIWNKGAERLKGWSEDEVLGHPMSIFYPKDAVAAGKPGHDLALAASEGKFEEEDWRVRKDGSEFLASVSITALRNEDGSLRGFSKIVSDITDRRAAEDAVRARESHLRSILSTVPDAMIVIDDQGSIVSFSAAAERLFGYAEAEVVGSNVSRLMPSPDRERHDGYIRRYLATGEKRIIGIGRVVFAERRDGSTFPMELSIGEATGADKLFTGFIRDLTERRQTEQRLETLQSELIHVSRVSAMGTMASTLAHELNQPITAVANYVEGIRDLLANPDPADLPMIREALNDTASEALRAGHIVRRLRDFVARGEVEKTIEKLPALINEAAVLGLLGAREKGVEPQFDLDPYASPVLVDKVQIQQVLINLIRNAVEAMADCPMRKLTVTSRADQPGFVRVTVADTGTGVAPDIARQLFAAFVSSKSEGMGLGLSICRTIVEANGGRIWMEPRNGGGTEFHFTLMRAQTEEGYDR from the coding sequence ATGGCCCTGGCGATCGTGGCGGTCACCGCTGGCCTGCGCTACGCGATGGCCCCCTGGGTGGGCGACCGGGCCGCCCTTTTTCCCTTCGCTCTCTCGCTGATGATCGCGGCCGTCTGGACAGGTGCGCGACCCACCATGATCGCCGCGCTCCCGGCCCTGGGCTTCGGCATTCACTTTGCCGATCATCGAGGCTTCACGCATGACGAAGTCGTGGAGGCGGGGCTTTTCGTGGCAGTGCTTGGCGCGATCATCCTGATTGCCTGGAGACTTGATGGACTGCGGATGCATGCCTTCATGCGCACCCGGGAATTGGATATCCGGGCCGCGAAAGCGAGCGAAATCGCCGAGGAGATCGGCTTGCTGATCGATGGCGCACAGGGTCACGCCATCTACCTGCTCGACCCTGATGGCCGGGTAACGATCTGGAACAAGGGCGCTGAACGGCTGAAGGGCTGGTCAGAGGACGAAGTCCTCGGACATCCTATGTCGATATTCTATCCAAAGGATGCTGTCGCCGCAGGAAAGCCCGGGCACGACCTCGCCCTGGCGGCTTCGGAGGGCAAATTTGAAGAGGAAGATTGGAGGGTTCGAAAAGACGGATCCGAGTTTCTGGCGAGCGTCTCGATCACCGCGCTCCGCAACGAGGACGGCAGCTTGAGAGGCTTTTCCAAGATCGTATCCGACATCACGGATCGGCGGGCCGCCGAGGACGCGGTCCGCGCGCGGGAAAGCCATCTTCGCTCCATCCTTTCCACCGTGCCCGATGCCATGATCGTCATCGACGACCAGGGCTCGATCGTCTCGTTCAGCGCCGCGGCGGAACGGTTGTTCGGCTATGCCGAGGCCGAAGTCGTCGGCAGCAATGTTAGCCGTCTGATGCCCTCGCCCGATCGGGAACGGCATGACGGCTATATCCGCCGCTATCTCGCGACCGGCGAGAAACGCATTATCGGTATCGGGCGCGTCGTGTTCGCCGAACGGCGCGATGGCTCGACCTTTCCGATGGAGCTGTCGATCGGCGAGGCGACCGGCGCGGACAAGCTCTTCACCGGCTTCATCCGCGATCTGACCGAACGGCGGCAAACCGAACAACGGCTCGAGACGCTCCAGTCCGAACTCATCCATGTTTCGCGCGTGAGCGCGATGGGGACGATGGCCTCGACACTCGCCCACGAACTCAACCAGCCGATCACCGCCGTCGCCAATTATGTCGAGGGCATCCGGGATCTGCTCGCCAACCCCGACCCGGCCGACCTGCCGATGATCCGGGAGGCGCTGAACGACACTGCCAGCGAGGCCCTGCGCGCCGGTCACATCGTCCGGCGACTGCGCGACTTTGTTGCGCGGGGCGAGGTGGAAAAGACGATCGAGAAACTGCCGGCGCTGATCAACGAGGCGGCCGTCCTCGGCCTTCTGGGCGCGAGAGAGAAAGGGGTGGAACCGCAGTTCGACCTCGATCCCTATGCGTCCCCCGTGCTGGTCGACAAGGTCCAGATCCAGCAGGTTCTGATCAATCTCATCCGCAACGCGGTCGAAGCGATGGCGGATTGTCCCATGCGCAAGCTCACCGTCACCAGCAGAGCCGATCAACCAGGCTTCGTGCGCGTGACGGTGGCCGACACCGGCACCGGCGTGGCGCCGGATATTGCCCGGCAACTGTTCGCTGCCTTTGTCAGCTCGAAGAGCGAGGGCATGGGCCTGGGACTCTCGATCTGCCGGACCATTGTTGAGGCTAATGGCGGACGCATCTGGATGGAGCCGCGTAATGGCGGCGGGACCGAATTTCACTTCACACTCATGCGCGCACAAACGGAGGAGGGGTATGACAGATAG
- a CDS encoding response regulator, which translates to MDAATGALRAAQPKILLLEDDAGVRRSLQLLLQAQGFEVRAYAASAALLADETARDAACLVADYRVEDIDGIAVLMRLRAKNWTGPAILITAFSSQDLRERATSAGYAVVLEKPLRQHVLVETISRLAAHRRASEI; encoded by the coding sequence ATGGACGCAGCTACCGGTGCTTTGCGGGCCGCGCAGCCGAAGATTCTCCTCCTGGAGGATGACGCGGGTGTTCGTCGGTCTCTTCAACTTCTCCTCCAGGCGCAGGGCTTTGAGGTCCGGGCATATGCCGCCAGCGCGGCCCTGCTTGCCGACGAAACCGCAAGGGATGCGGCGTGCCTTGTTGCGGATTACCGCGTGGAGGATATCGACGGCATTGCGGTTCTCATGCGCCTGCGCGCGAAGAATTGGACTGGTCCGGCAATCCTGATTACGGCCTTCTCGTCGCAAGACCTGCGGGAACGCGCCACCTCGGCCGGATACGCCGTAGTGCTGGAAAAGCCGCTGAGGCAACATGTGCTGGTCGAGACGATATCGCGACTCGCCGCCCACCGGCGGGCAAGCGAGATATGA
- a CDS encoding response regulator, whose protein sequence is MTDRKLIHIVDDEEAIRRSASFMLKTSGYAVETWSSGVAFLKEVRHAEHGCVLLDVRMPEIDGLEVQKSLVERGVTMPVIILTGHGDVSIAVRAMKMGAVEFIEKPFEKAVLVGAIEAAFERIAAADGASARAADARMILGALTPRERDVLEGLAQGLPNKTIAYDLGISPRTVEVHRANLMTKLDVRSLSDALRIAFAAGMGV, encoded by the coding sequence ATGACAGATAGAAAATTGATTCATATCGTCGACGATGAGGAGGCCATCCGCCGATCGGCGAGCTTCATGCTCAAGACATCGGGATATGCGGTCGAAACCTGGTCTTCGGGAGTGGCTTTCCTCAAGGAAGTCCGGCATGCCGAGCATGGATGCGTGTTGCTCGATGTTCGCATGCCCGAGATCGATGGGCTGGAGGTCCAGAAGAGTCTGGTCGAGCGCGGCGTCACCATGCCCGTGATCATCCTGACCGGCCATGGCGACGTGTCGATCGCGGTCCGCGCCATGAAGATGGGGGCGGTCGAGTTCATCGAAAAGCCCTTTGAGAAAGCAGTTCTCGTCGGCGCGATCGAGGCGGCATTCGAACGGATCGCAGCCGCCGATGGGGCGAGCGCGCGGGCGGCCGATGCACGAATGATTCTTGGTGCCCTGACCCCGCGCGAGCGGGATGTGCTGGAGGGCCTGGCTCAGGGTCTGCCGAACAAGACGATTGCCTATGACCTCGGCATTTCCCCGCGAACAGTCGAGGTGCATCGCGCCAACCTCATGACCAAGCTCGACGTGCGTAGCCTTTCCGATGCGCTGCGGATCGCCTTTGCCGCGGGTATGGGCGTCTGA
- a CDS encoding cation-translocating P-type ATPase yields the protein MATDHFSPVEHPPGLTAIEARQRLIAQGANELPRSGRRTVPHILADVVREPMLTLLLAGGLAYLLLGNLGEALILLAFATFSVALTVIQESRTEHVLEALRDLSAPRALVIRDGARIRIAGREVVQGDLLLLEQGDRVAADAVLMAADDLQADESLLTGESVPVRKMAVAKGKENPARRPGGEDQPLVYSGSLITRGSGLAEVIATGPRSEIGRIGQSLFTLDVEPPRLRRETARIVRLCAIGGGGVALLVVLLFGLLRGGWIDALLAGIAIGMSMLPEEFPVVLTVFLAMGAWRIAQAGVLTRRAAAIETLGSATILCTDKTGTLTENRMAVAVLWLASGKTVRVDRGGTFAPAFQDLLETSILASAPVPVDPMEVAFHDLGAAIPTLAERRARLRLVHSYGLRPELLAMSNIWQTPATGETCTIAAKGAPEAIAALCRLPPAESERLKAAVDAMAEQGMRVLGIATASTLGEGPWPDSQRDHDFALVGLVGLADPLRSSVPSAVAECRSAGIKVVMITGDYAATARSIAAQAGIIDGEVLTGTELAALDDAQLAERLGGVTVFARIMPEQKLRLIAAYKAAGEIVAMTGDGVNDAPSLKAAHIGIAMGKRGTDVAREAAAIILLDDDFGTIVKAVGLGRRIYDNIRKAMAFIFAVHVPIAGLALLPLAVGLPILFGPIHIALLEMIIDPVCALVFEAEREEPDLMRRRPRHPDERLFSLPMIAASLFQGGLAFALLATIFLGASYAGMAETDARGLTFFSLVGAIMALILVNRSFDTSLVRALVRGNRALGYVAGIVIAVAGIILAVPAIRALLRFGPLHGPDLAIAAGSAVALMLVLEAGKLILLRHDLRWHCQSKRQRGIGGHEQARR from the coding sequence ATGGCCACCGATCACTTTTCGCCGGTGGAACATCCGCCGGGACTCACCGCGATCGAAGCCCGGCAGCGGCTCATTGCCCAGGGGGCCAACGAGCTTCCGCGCTCGGGGCGCCGCACCGTGCCGCATATTCTGGCCGATGTCGTTCGCGAGCCGATGCTGACCCTGCTGCTGGCGGGTGGTCTGGCCTACCTGCTGCTCGGCAATCTGGGCGAGGCGCTTATCCTTCTGGCGTTCGCGACCTTCTCTGTGGCGCTCACCGTCATCCAGGAAAGCCGCACCGAGCACGTCCTCGAAGCGCTGCGCGACCTGTCCGCGCCGCGCGCGCTGGTGATCCGTGACGGCGCCCGCATCCGCATTGCCGGGCGTGAAGTCGTGCAGGGAGATTTGCTGCTCCTCGAGCAGGGTGACCGTGTTGCCGCGGATGCGGTGCTGATGGCGGCGGACGACCTTCAGGCCGACGAGTCGCTCCTGACCGGGGAATCTGTGCCGGTCCGCAAGATGGCGGTCGCCAAGGGGAAGGAAAACCCGGCGCGACGGCCGGGCGGCGAGGATCAGCCGCTGGTCTACTCGGGTTCGCTCATCACGAGGGGTTCGGGTCTTGCGGAAGTGATCGCGACCGGGCCGCGCAGCGAGATCGGCAGGATCGGCCAATCGCTGTTCACGCTGGATGTCGAACCGCCGCGTCTGCGCCGCGAGACCGCACGCATCGTCCGGCTCTGCGCCATCGGCGGTGGCGGCGTCGCCTTACTCGTCGTCCTGCTCTTCGGCCTTCTGCGCGGCGGCTGGATCGATGCCCTGCTGGCCGGCATCGCGATCGGCATGTCGATGCTGCCTGAAGAGTTTCCGGTAGTCCTGACCGTCTTCCTTGCCATGGGCGCCTGGCGGATCGCGCAGGCAGGCGTCCTTACCCGGCGAGCGGCGGCAATCGAAACGCTCGGTTCGGCCACCATCCTCTGCACCGACAAGACCGGGACGTTGACTGAGAACCGCATGGCGGTGGCGGTGCTCTGGCTGGCCTCGGGAAAGACCGTTCGTGTCGATCGCGGCGGCACATTCGCTCCGGCGTTCCAGGACCTGCTGGAGACCAGCATCCTGGCGAGCGCGCCGGTCCCTGTCGATCCGATGGAGGTCGCCTTCCATGACCTGGGTGCAGCCATCCCCACTCTGGCGGAACGCCGCGCCCGGCTCCGTCTGGTGCACAGTTATGGACTGCGCCCCGAACTGCTGGCGATGTCGAATATCTGGCAAACGCCCGCCACCGGGGAGACGTGCACGATCGCGGCGAAGGGTGCCCCCGAAGCGATTGCGGCGCTGTGCCGGCTGCCGCCGGCCGAGAGCGAGCGCCTCAAGGCGGCGGTCGACGCCATGGCCGAACAGGGCATGCGGGTTCTGGGCATCGCGACGGCGTCGACCCTCGGCGAAGGGCCGTGGCCGGATTCCCAGCGCGACCATGACTTCGCGCTGGTCGGCCTGGTTGGTCTCGCCGACCCCCTGCGCTCCAGCGTGCCGTCCGCGGTAGCCGAATGCCGGAGCGCCGGCATCAAGGTGGTCATGATCACCGGCGACTATGCCGCCACCGCACGGTCGATCGCAGCCCAGGCGGGCATTATCGACGGCGAGGTGCTCACCGGAACCGAACTTGCCGCTCTGGATGACGCTCAACTCGCCGAGCGGCTGGGAGGCGTAACCGTCTTCGCGCGGATCATGCCCGAACAGAAGCTTCGGCTGATCGCCGCATATAAGGCGGCAGGCGAGATTGTCGCGATGACCGGCGACGGAGTCAATGATGCGCCATCGCTCAAGGCGGCGCATATCGGCATCGCCATGGGCAAGCGCGGCACCGATGTCGCCCGCGAGGCCGCGGCGATCATACTGCTCGACGACGATTTCGGGACGATCGTTAAGGCCGTGGGACTCGGTCGGCGAATCTACGACAATATCCGCAAGGCAATGGCCTTCATCTTCGCCGTGCATGTGCCGATCGCGGGGCTGGCATTGCTGCCGCTTGCCGTCGGCCTGCCGATCCTGTTCGGCCCGATCCATATCGCCTTGCTCGAGATGATCATCGATCCGGTCTGTGCGCTCGTCTTCGAGGCGGAGCGCGAGGAGCCTGATCTGATGCGGCGGCGGCCCCGCCATCCCGACGAGCGACTCTTCTCGCTGCCCATGATCGCCGCGAGTCTGTTCCAGGGCGGGTTGGCGTTCGCGCTGCTCGCCACGATCTTTCTCGGCGCAAGCTATGCCGGCATGGCCGAAACCGATGCGCGCGGGCTGACTTTCTTCTCGCTCGTCGGCGCGATCATGGCGCTGATCCTCGTCAACCGGTCGTTCGATACCTCGCTGGTGCGCGCGCTGGTCCGGGGCAACAGGGCTCTGGGCTATGTGGCCGGCATAGTGATCGCGGTTGCCGGCATCATTCTGGCGGTTCCCGCAATCCGGGCATTGCTGCGCTTCGGCCCGCTCCACGGCCCGGATCTTGCGATTGCCGCGGGCTCGGCGGTCGCACTCATGCTCGTGCTCGAAGCCGGCAAGCTGATCCTTCTTCGCCACGACCTGCGCTGGCACTGTCAAAGCAAACGGCAGCGCGGTATCGGTGGGCATGAGCAAGCCCGCCGGTAA
- a CDS encoding LuxR C-terminal-related transcriptional regulator: MSDASGENAYRDRRRGISVASLSARERDVLGGIVRGLTNKEIGIELGISHRTVEIHRARLMRKLDVKTLAALLAIALAERDTLPKPARNVPA, from the coding sequence ATGAGCGACGCTTCAGGGGAAAATGCGTACCGCGATCGGCGGCGGGGCATTTCGGTCGCGAGCCTTTCTGCCCGGGAGCGCGACGTTCTGGGTGGTATCGTCCGGGGACTGACGAACAAGGAAATCGGGATCGAACTGGGCATCAGCCATCGCACCGTCGAGATCCACCGGGCAAGGCTCATGCGCAAGCTTGACGTAAAGACCCTCGCGGCGCTCCTTGCGATCGCTTTGGCCGAACGCGACACGCTGCCGAAGCCGGCCCGGAACGTGCCTGCGTAA
- a CDS encoding IS6 family transposase yields the protein MSKPAGNPFRYFNSSPEVIRLVVMMYVRFPLSLRNVEDLLFERGIDIGHETVRLWWNRFGPLFAGDIRRQRVSRMKGFRHWQWHLDEMYVKIDGEMVYLWRAVDHEGEVLESYVTKTRDKRAALAFMKKALRRHGSPETVTTDGLRSFGATLNELGIRDRQEIGRWANNRVENSHQPLRRRERAMLRFRRMKALQKFASVHASFHNHFSLERHLTDRKTYKERRSATQAEWQSPMA from the coding sequence ATGAGCAAGCCCGCCGGTAACCCGTTTCGCTACTTCAACTCGTCGCCCGAGGTGATCCGGCTCGTGGTCATGATGTACGTGCGCTTCCCTCTATCGCTGCGGAATGTCGAAGACCTGCTGTTCGAACGCGGCATCGACATCGGCCACGAGACAGTGCGGCTGTGGTGGAACAGGTTCGGGCCGCTGTTTGCCGGAGACATTCGCCGGCAGCGGGTCAGCCGGATGAAAGGCTTCCGCCACTGGCAATGGCACCTCGATGAGATGTACGTGAAGATCGATGGCGAGATGGTCTATCTCTGGCGCGCCGTCGATCATGAAGGCGAGGTTCTTGAGAGCTATGTCACAAAAACCCGTGATAAAAGGGCAGCGCTGGCTTTCATGAAGAAGGCGCTGCGGCGCCATGGATCGCCTGAAACAGTGACCACCGACGGCCTGCGATCCTTCGGTGCCACGCTCAATGAACTCGGCATCCGTGATCGGCAGGAGATCGGTCGTTGGGCCAACAACAGGGTCGAAAATAGTCACCAACCCCTGCGAAGAAGGGAGCGAGCGATGCTTAGGTTCAGGCGAATGAAGGCGCTGCAGAAATTCGCTTCCGTGCATGCCAGCTTCCACAATCACTTCTCTCTCGAACGCCACCTCACCGATCGGAAGACCTACAAGGAGAGACGCTCGGCCACCCAGGCCGAGTGGCAGTCTCCCATGGCATAG
- a CDS encoding bifunctional acetate--CoA ligase family protein/GNAT family N-acetyltransferase: protein MTIRNLSALLRPKSLALIGASGQAGTLGAIVLDNVLARGFTGPVYAVNPHRLDRSGVQWAPSVGALGQAPDLAIVMTPGETVPGIIADLGALGTRCAVVLSASITAGNGLRQAMLDAARPHLLRVVGPNCLGIIAPHVRLDATFARTPAKPGRLALISQSGALVTAILDWADMRGVGFSGIVSAGDMADVDLGDLVDLFAVDPATDAILLYVEGVTDAAKFLSAARAAARMKPVIAIKAGRSPEAAKAAFSHTGALAGSYDVYRAAFERAGIVLVDTLTELFDAAEILCTSRRTAGDRLGIVTNGGGAGILAVDALAGAGAKLATLAPATLATLDARLPRGWSHDNPVDVIGDAGPDRYRDAIRAVLHDDAVDALLVMNCPTGTTQAMDIARAITSEVTTAAHGDKPVLACWLGDANAASVRESMADAGIPIFATPDDAVRAFGYLLAARRARLALTDAPAATRELTPDIAEARRIIAHVRAEKRTAMTEIEAKALLGAYNIPTVRTRFAAVVEAVDEACAWLNPPFAVKIVSPDISHKSDVGGVVLGLPDHKAASAAACAMEMRITREHPEAHILGYAVEEMCERAHPHEMILGIATDPTFGPLVMVGAGGTAVEILADKVLALPPIDDAQARALIGRTRISKLLAGYRGEPAANIDALAAALDALSAITVDLPDIVELDINPLLIDANGVIALDARIRITAEPQTVSRLVLRPAPMEWASTLATQNGLSFFVRPVRADDEALLADFFAHVSPEDLRFRFLTGLSIVDHDRLAMMTRVDYRRTISFLAFDEDRKTVIATAMLAADPDRTRAEVALTTRADMKKKGLSWTLFEYVLRYAKAEGIGTVEAIECADHDAAIRMEREMGFTAMADPDDPTVRIVRRVLVPAAGAS, encoded by the coding sequence ATGACCATTCGCAACCTGTCCGCGCTCCTCCGCCCGAAGAGCCTCGCACTCATCGGCGCCTCGGGGCAGGCCGGCACGCTCGGCGCGATCGTGCTCGACAATGTGTTGGCGCGCGGTTTCACCGGCCCGGTCTATGCGGTCAATCCGCACCGTCTTGATCGAAGCGGCGTCCAATGGGCGCCGTCGGTCGGCGCGCTTGGGCAAGCACCCGACCTCGCGATCGTCATGACACCGGGCGAGACCGTGCCCGGGATCATCGCCGATCTCGGCGCCCTCGGCACCCGATGCGCCGTGGTTCTCTCCGCCAGCATCACCGCGGGAAACGGCCTGCGCCAGGCCATGCTTGATGCGGCACGCCCGCACCTGCTGCGTGTCGTCGGACCGAACTGCCTCGGGATCATCGCGCCGCACGTCCGGCTGGACGCCACATTCGCGCGCACCCCCGCCAAACCGGGCAGGCTTGCCCTGATCTCGCAAAGCGGCGCGCTGGTGACCGCGATCCTCGATTGGGCGGACATGCGTGGCGTCGGCTTTTCCGGCATCGTGTCGGCCGGTGACATGGCGGACGTCGATCTCGGCGATCTGGTCGATCTCTTCGCGGTCGATCCGGCGACCGATGCCATTCTCCTCTACGTCGAGGGTGTCACCGATGCCGCAAAGTTCCTGTCGGCTGCCCGTGCCGCGGCGCGCATGAAGCCGGTGATCGCGATCAAGGCGGGTCGATCGCCAGAAGCAGCCAAAGCTGCCTTTTCGCACACCGGCGCGCTCGCAGGCTCCTATGACGTCTACCGCGCCGCCTTCGAGCGCGCGGGCATCGTCCTGGTCGACACGTTGACCGAGTTGTTCGACGCGGCCGAAATCCTGTGTACCTCCCGTCGGACAGCGGGTGATCGCCTGGGCATCGTCACCAATGGCGGCGGCGCCGGAATCCTTGCCGTCGATGCGCTGGCCGGTGCGGGCGCGAAGCTGGCCACGCTCGCACCGGCCACGCTCGCGACCCTCGATGCCCGCCTGCCCCGGGGCTGGTCGCACGACAATCCCGTCGATGTGATCGGCGACGCCGGTCCCGATCGCTATCGCGATGCCATCCGGGCGGTCCTGCATGATGACGCGGTCGATGCCCTGCTCGTCATGAACTGCCCGACCGGCACCACCCAGGCGATGGACATCGCGCGCGCCATTACGAGCGAGGTCACCACCGCAGCCCATGGCGACAAGCCAGTCCTCGCCTGCTGGCTGGGTGATGCCAATGCGGCATCCGTGCGGGAAAGCATGGCCGATGCCGGGATTCCGATCTTCGCGACGCCGGACGATGCGGTGCGCGCCTTCGGTTACCTGCTCGCAGCTCGGCGCGCGCGTCTTGCCCTGACCGACGCCCCGGCAGCCACGCGGGAGCTGACGCCGGACATTGCCGAGGCCAGGCGGATCATCGCGCATGTCCGCGCCGAGAAACGGACCGCGATGACCGAGATCGAGGCCAAGGCGCTGCTTGGCGCCTATAATATTCCCACGGTTCGCACCCGCTTCGCAGCAGTGGTGGAGGCTGTCGACGAAGCCTGTGCATGGCTCAATCCGCCCTTCGCCGTGAAGATCGTCTCGCCTGACATCAGCCATAAGTCGGATGTGGGCGGCGTCGTGCTGGGATTGCCGGACCACAAGGCCGCATCCGCTGCGGCCTGCGCGATGGAAATGCGGATCACGCGCGAGCATCCCGAGGCCCATATCCTGGGATATGCCGTCGAGGAGATGTGCGAGCGCGCCCATCCCCATGAAATGATCCTGGGGATCGCGACCGACCCCACTTTCGGTCCCCTGGTGATGGTGGGCGCCGGCGGCACCGCGGTCGAGATTCTGGCCGACAAAGTGCTGGCGCTGCCGCCGATCGACGACGCGCAGGCGCGTGCTTTGATTGGCCGGACCCGCATCTCGAAACTGCTCGCCGGCTACCGCGGCGAGCCCGCCGCAAATATCGACGCGCTCGCCGCAGCATTGGATGCCCTGTCCGCCATCACGGTCGATCTCCCGGATATCGTCGAACTCGACATCAATCCGCTATTGATCGACGCGAATGGCGTGATCGCGCTTGACGCACGCATCCGCATCACGGCCGAGCCGCAGACGGTCTCGCGCCTCGTCCTGCGACCGGCGCCGATGGAATGGGCGTCCACCCTCGCGACCCAGAATGGTCTCAGTTTCTTCGTGCGCCCGGTGCGCGCCGATGACGAAGCGCTTCTTGCGGACTTCTTCGCGCATGTTTCGCCCGAGGATCTGCGCTTCCGTTTCCTAACGGGCCTGAGCATCGTCGATCATGACCGGCTCGCGATGATGACGCGGGTGGACTATCGCCGGACGATCAGCTTCCTGGCGTTCGACGAAGACCGCAAGACCGTGATCGCGACCGCGATGCTGGCTGCCGATCCCGACCGCACACGCGCCGAAGTGGCGCTGACGACGCGAGCGGACATGAAGAAGAAGGGCCTGAGCTGGACCCTGTTCGAATATGTCCTACGCTATGCGAAGGCGGAAGGCATCGGCACTGTGGAGGCGATCGAATGCGCCGACCATGACGCCGCGATCCGCATGGAGCGCGAGATGGGCTTCACGGCCATGGCCGACCCTGATGATCCCACCGTGCGGATCGTCCGGCGGGTGCTTGTGCCCGCAGCAGGGGCATCGTGA
- a CDS encoding murein L,D-transpeptidase catalytic domain family protein: MAVVDFSAPSRLPRFHIIDLLSGRQRALLVAHGRGSDPDHSGWLEHFSNAPGSQASSAGAYLTGDLYIGKHGRSRRLMGLDPGNSNAEARAIVIHAASYVTPALAAEVGKLGRSEGCLAVAQDNLEEILATLGSGRLIYVDKV, from the coding sequence ATGGCAGTCGTCGATTTCAGCGCGCCCTCGCGCCTGCCGCGCTTTCACATCATCGACCTGCTGAGCGGCCGCCAGCGCGCATTGCTCGTCGCGCATGGCCGCGGCTCCGATCCGGATCACAGCGGCTGGCTCGAGCACTTCTCCAACGCGCCCGGATCACAGGCGTCGTCGGCCGGCGCCTATCTCACCGGCGACCTCTATATCGGCAAGCATGGCCGATCGCGACGGCTCATGGGTCTCGACCCCGGCAACAGCAACGCGGAAGCGCGCGCCATCGTGATCCACGCGGCCAGCTATGTGACCCCGGCGCTCGCCGCCGAGGTCGGCAAGCTTGGCCGGAGCGAGGGGTGCCTGGCAGTCGCGCAGGACAATCTCGAGGAGATCCTCGCAACGCTTGGATCGGGGCGATTGATCTACGTCGACAAGGTCTGA